In one window of Penaeus vannamei isolate JL-2024 unplaced genomic scaffold, ASM4276789v1 unanchor365, whole genome shotgun sequence DNA:
- the LOC113825358 gene encoding peritrophin-44, translating into MLPSYLSLAFIAAAVRNGSVLLDDCAPVCPDPAPATGMVPDPTDCSRYYYCLSDGKPSDFTEKCPDGTLFDKDDSECKDAAAPNCKTCEPSCRFECPSDGSMAVVADGEDCHSFFVCSAGGSVPVSCDADKPYFDGTTCTMDESQCCDRCQAYCEEEFTEIADPTNCTNFYYCARKGFPTEQDLHHCADQAVFSQETHHCDKQATCVQPCSTLPSGPPLVPTTTVGSDCATDFICHSIGYFPMCVHSCDPRYYYCGSSDIGHTVDPLRCPSGMVLNPETMRCVTPNNCPFLARL; encoded by the exons ATGTTACCTTCATACCTTAGTCTCGCCTTCATCGCG GCCGCCGTCCGCAACGGCTCGGTGCTCCTGGACGACTGCGCCCCGGTCTGCCCCGACCCGGCGCCCGCGACCGGAATGGTTCCCGACCCGACCGACTGCTCCCGATACTACTACTGCCTGTCGGACGGCAAACCGAGCGACTTCACGGAGAAGTGTCCCGACGGCACGCTCTTCGACAAGGACGACTCCGAATGCAAGGACGCCGCCGCCCCCAACTGCAAGACGTGCGAGCCCTCCTGCCGCTTCGAGTGCCCGTCGGACGGAAGCATGGCCGTCGTGGCGGACGGCGAGGACTGCCACTCATTCTTCGTGTGCAGCGCCGGGGGCTCCGTGCCCGTGTCGTGCGACGCCGATAAGCCCTACTTCGACGGCACGACGTGCACGATGGACGAGAGCCAGTGCTGCGACAGGTGCCAGGCCTACTGCGAGGAGGAGTTCACGGAGATCGCCGACCCGACCAACTGCACCAACTTCTACTACTGCGCGCGCAAGGGTTTCCCGACGGAGCAGGACCTGCACCACTGCGCCGACCAGGCGGTCTTCAGTCAGGAGACGCACCACTGCGACAAGCAGGCGACGTGCGTGCAGCCGTGCTCGACGCTGCCGTCGGGGCCGCCCTTGGTGCCCACCACCACCGTCGGCTCGGACTGCGCCACCGACTTCATCTGCCATAGCATCGGCTACTTCCCCATGTGCGTCCACTCCTGCGACCCGCGCTACTACTACTGCGGCAGCAGCGATATCGGCCACACCGTCGACCCTCTCCGGTGCCCCTCGGGCATGGTGCTCAACCCGGAGACCATGCGCTGCGTCACCCCCAACAACTGCCCGTTCCTGGCGCGCCTGTGA